A window of Ranitomeya variabilis isolate aRanVar5 chromosome 2, aRanVar5.hap1, whole genome shotgun sequence contains these coding sequences:
- the LOC143809540 gene encoding basic phospholipase A2 taipoxin alpha chain-like isoform X2: MDRRAATHRSLWPRPDMSKLLLLLLVYACYLQYWTSSTGAPARQRRGVLDLVVTLWCYRERLKVPLLGINLYGCYCGTGGAGAAVDDVDRCCLRHDCCYRYSRLDLRCHGRVKWQLYQFSCGTAHTQCHSSTLCGRMACECDKQFAECLTKAKPKRRHFFYNKKDMCVGPHDVCPELHHNLTAISERIQNPNPTELGPAKSRKKRWRRRKKVAKDETRNDVGRSALWI, encoded by the exons ATGGACAGACGAGCAGCGACACACAG AAGCCTCTGGCCTCGACCTGACATGTCCAAGCTGCTGCTCCTCCTCTTGGTCTACGCGTGTTACCTCCAGTACTGGACGTCCAGCACCGGCGCTCCGGCTCGTCAGAGACGCGGTGTGCTGGATCTAGTGGTGACCCTGTGGTGCTACAGAGAGCGGCTGAAGGTGCCCCTGCTGGGCATTAACCTGTACGGCTGTTACTGCGGCACAGGAGGGGCAGGGGCCGCAGTGGATGACGTGGACCGATGCTGCCTCCGCCACGACTGCTGTTACCGCTATTCCAGGCTTGACCTGCGGTGCCACGGGAGGGTAAAGTGGCAGCTCTACCAGTTCTCGTGCGGCACGGCGCACACACAATGCCATTCCTCCACGCTGTGCGGCCGGATGGCGTGCGAGTGCGACAAGCAGTTTGCAGAATGTCTGACCAAAGCGAAGCCGAAGAGGAGGCACTTCTTCTATAACAAGAAGGACATGTGCGTCGGCCCCCACGACGTCTGCCCAGAGCTTCACCACAACCTGACGGCCATATCAGAGAGGATCCAGAACCCGAACCCCACGGAGCTCGGCCCGGCCAAGAGCAGGAAAAAGAGATGGCGAAGACGGAAGAAGGTGGCCAAGGACGAAACGAGGAACGATGTGGGACGCTCGGCACTGTGGATATGA
- the LOC143809540 gene encoding basic phospholipase A2 taipoxin alpha chain-like isoform X1: protein MDRRAATRRSLWPRPDMSKLLLLLLVYACYLQYWTSSTGAPARQRRGVLDLVVTLWCYRERLKVPLLGINLYGCYCGTGGAGAAVDDVDRCCLRHDCCYRYSRLDLRCHGRVKWQLYQFSCGTAHTQCHSSTLCGRMACECDKQFAECLTKAKPKRRHFFYNKKDMCVGPHDVCPELHHNLTAISERIQNPNPTELGPAKSRKKRWRRRKKVAKDETRNDVGRSALWI from the exons ATGGACAGACGAGCAGCGACACGCAG AAGCCTCTGGCCTCGACCTGACATGTCCAAGCTGCTGCTCCTCCTCTTGGTCTACGCGTGTTACCTCCAGTACTGGACGTCCAGCACCGGCGCTCCGGCTCGTCAGAGACGCGGTGTGCTGGATCTAGTGGTGACCCTGTGGTGCTACAGAGAGCGGCTGAAGGTGCCCCTGCTGGGCATTAACCTGTACGGCTGTTACTGCGGCACAGGAGGGGCAGGGGCCGCAGTGGATGACGTGGACCGATGCTGCCTCCGCCACGACTGCTGTTACCGCTATTCCAGGCTTGACCTGCGGTGCCACGGGAGGGTAAAGTGGCAGCTCTACCAGTTCTCGTGCGGCACGGCGCACACACAATGCCATTCCTCCACGCTGTGCGGCCGGATGGCGTGCGAGTGCGACAAGCAGTTTGCAGAATGTCTGACCAAAGCGAAGCCGAAGAGGAGGCACTTCTTCTATAACAAGAAGGACATGTGCGTCGGCCCCCACGACGTCTGCCCAGAGCTTCACCACAACCTGACGGCCATATCAGAGAGGATCCAGAACCCGAACCCCACGGAGCTCGGCCCGGCCAAGAGCAGGAAAAAGAGATGGCGAAGACGGAAGAAGGTGGCCAAGGACGAAACGAGGAACGATGTGGGACGCTCGGCACTGTGGATATGA
- the MTCH2 gene encoding mitochondrial carrier homolog 2, with translation MADVGSQLLLGSGLTVLSHPLMYVKMLVQVGHEPMPPTLGRNLFGRQVYQLPGFFAYAKHIIKIDGKRGLFKGLTPRLCAGAVGTVVHSRVLQCYQHQNQMEDEASKEKENPSLDYVIKETTQEMVARSAATVITHPFHVITLRCMVQFIGRETKYDGVFGSIVTIYREEGILGFFAGLMPRLLGDVLSLWICNMVAFLINKYTLENQAVGEMKSYSQAVTGFLASMLTYPFVLVSNLMAVNNCGLAGGCLPYAPVYSSWMDCWSQLSKEGNANRGNSLFFRKVPAGKSYVYEQKRFY, from the exons GTGGGACACGAGCCAATGCCACCAACGTTGGGCAGAAACCTCTTTGGGCGTCAGGTGTACCAGCTGCCGGGATTCTTCGCCTACG CAAAACACATCATTAAAATTGATGGAAAGCGAGGACTCTTCAAGGGCCTGACCCCCCGACTGTGCGCCGGAGCGGTGGGCACGGTGGTGCACAGCAGAGTATTACAG TGCTATCAGCATCAGAATCAGATGGAG GATGAAGCGAGTAAAGAAAAAGAAAACCCGTCCCTGGATTACGTTATTAAAGAG ACCACCCAGGAGATGGTGGCCCGCTCTGCTGCTACGGTCATCACTCACCCCTTCCATG TGATCACGCTACGATGTATGGTCCAGTTCATTGGAAGAGAGACCAAATATGA CGGGGTATTTGGCTCCATCGTGACGATATACAGAGAAGAAGGAATTTTGGGATTTTTTGC GGGTCTGATGCCGCGGCTACTCGGGGATGTGCTGTCCCTATGGATCTGCAACATGGTGGCCTTCCTGATCAACAAGTACACCCTAGAGAATCAG GCGGTGGGTGAGATGAAGAGCTACTCTCAGGCTGTGACTGGG TTCCTGGCCAGCATGCTGACATATCCATTTGTCCTAGTGTCAAACCTGATGGCTGTGAACAACTGCGG GCTCGCTGGCGGCTGCCTCCCCTACGCCCCCGTGTACTCTTCCTGGATGGATTGCTGGAGTCAGCTCAGCAAAGAG GGAAACGCAAATCGGGGAAACAGCCTGTTTTTCCGCAAAGTTCCTGCTGGAAAGAGCTACGTCTATGAACAGAAGAGATTTTATTAA